Genomic window (Lutra lutra chromosome 6, mLutLut1.2, whole genome shotgun sequence):
ACCGTCAGGTTGGCACCGCTCTGACCCCACCCAGGCCTCCGTGCCCCGCCGTGCCCCTCGCCACCTTCTAGGCCCCTGTTGAGCTGAAGGCGGGCGGGCGGCCACGGCGGCACGGACGCGCTTGGGTAGTTCAGACCCCCTGTCCCGGGCAGGAGTGGCTGGACGGACCCCCACCCTGGGTCTTAAAATAAGAGGGGAGGCGTGGGGAGGCCTTGGCCGAGCCCGCCGGCTAGTTTGAGAAGCCAGACTAGCTGTTGGTGAATGTGGACGTTCTGGGTAAGGCTCCGTGGCTGCCGCGGTCCCAGACCCCTTCACCTGCTTTGGAAACCCAGGCGGGGCTTGACCTGTTCTGTCCCCTAAAACGCAGGCTTAAGTCCACTCCCCGCCCCAAGTTCTCCGTGTGTGTTTTGGGGGACCAGCAGCACTGTGATGAGGCCAAGGCAGTGGATATTCCTCACATGGACATTGAGGCGCTGAAGAAACTCAACAAGAATAAGAAGTTAGTCAAGAAGCTGGGTGAGTGTGGCTTGGGCTGGTTTTGTATTTGGGCAGACTGTTGTCATGGGACTGGTAGAAGAGAGACGTGGCTgccatttggattttaaaatgatGGAAGAGGGGGCAGAGAATCGTGGAAAAGCTCAGTTGTGGTGAGTTGACTTAAGTGATAGTTTAACCTATATTTGCTTTGAGGATTCTTTATAAACAGGGGAGCTCCCCTAAGCTCACCAGTCAGTCAGGTGAGTTAGGATTTATGCTTaaagctcttttatttcttttcttcttctttacccGGTGTAAGCATTTCACAGATAGGAAACTGGTACTCTGGTTATCCTGTAACTAGGAAGtaggcaggatttgaactcaaggAGTTTTAACCAGTGTGTGCATTTGCTTTTAGAACATGAGTATGGGTCAGCCTGAGCTTCTGACAACAGGTTTCATGTAAATGTTGAGCCAGTAAAAGTCCAAAGGATAGAGATAAGCTGGAATAAGGAGAGGGTATGTGGGGTGGGGTAGAGTTTGGTGGTTAGAGGCCGCTTTTGTGGTTGGTTGACAGCTGTTTGGAGGTTGCCTTCCGGGGCCAGTTCCTAAGCATCCAGTGGCTTCTTTTTACCAGCCAAGAAGTATGATGCCTTTTTGGCTTCAGAATCTCTGATCAAGCAGATCCCACGAATCCTGGGCCCAGGCCTGAATAAGGCTGGCAAGTTTCCTTCCTTGTTGACCCACAATGAGAACATGGTGGCCAAAGTGGATGAAGTGAAGTCCACCATCAAATTCCAGATGAAGAAGGTAAGGAGGTCTGACTACCATGCATAGGTTAAGTCTTGGTGATGGTAGGCACGACCAGTCCTGAAGTTTACCCCCATTCTTTGAATGGGAGCTCTGGTTCACAGAATTTCTGTGGATACTTAGGACATGTGACCGTCCCTGAGCAGAATTGAAGCTTTGCACATAGCCCTGGTCTTCTGGCCTGGGGTTGGTCCTGTTCATTAGGGTCactggagttgggggagggatgggtggagCCTATAGATGTGCCTTCTCTGGTTCTTTTCCATCTAGCTACCAGCCTGATTTGACTTTACCCTTCCCACAGGTGCTGTGTCTAGCAGTGGCTGTTGGTCACGTGAAGATGACAGATGATGAGCTCGTGTACAACATCCACTTAGCAGTCAATTTCCTGGTGTCCTTGCTCAAGAAGAACTGGCAGAACGTCCGCGCTTTGTACATCAAGAGCACCATGGGCAAGCCCCAGCGCCTGTACTAAGGCTCAGTTCAATAAATCCTAGTGCTACCGTTACCTGGGCTGCCTGTGACTAGGGGGAGGGAGGTGCTTTGTGAGCTAACATGGGGTGCAGTTTCTGGCACCCCCTGGTGGGTGGTCATGTGCTCCATACTGCAAAAAAAGAAGTACATTCTGTCTGCCTTCAAAACTATATAGTCTTATATTtaggtattttataatttgtaatagTAGGGCTGCTGAACCTTGAGAAGGGACGATCTGGGCTATGACTCCAGCCTGTAGTGCTTCCACTGTGTACTAGTGGAAGGAGAGGTGTAGGACCTTCACACTGAGGACATGGATTCAGTTTTCAGCAGCATGCTGCTTAACCTGAAGTTGCTTTTCTGTACATCATGCTTTGATTCCATGGGTTTCTTGTGTCCCTCTAAGTTGTACATCTTGGTACTTGGTTCTTGGTAGGGATCACAAAAACTGTTCCAAATGGAGATAGGGTTCCTAGATTCTTCATATGGGAGTGGTGCACTTGATTTGTTTGTCTGACCCTAAATTTAAATActctaatttaaattaattaaaattaatttaaatttaaattcagggtAGTAATTTACACTCAGATGCTTAGGAAGACACAAGTAGTAGACCTGTACAATATTGTAATTGCCCCTGCTTCCTTGGCAAGCTTAGCAAATGGGCTGTGGATTCTTCCAGACCCTCTGCTCTCCAAGTAGCCTCCCCACCCTTGACCTGAGGCCCTGCCCTGGTggaggttttgtgtttgttttttaagattttacctgaGGAAGGAGGAGATGCAGATTCCCCagtggagggtgggggtagggggtgaaGCAAGGCGAGGCActgctcaatcccagaaccttgggatcatgacctgagccaaaggcagactgaggCATCCGGGCATCTCTTCCTATTGGAGTTCTTGCCTCCTGCACCCAGTACAGGAAGGTGGGTTTTGGTGCAGGAAATACCTTTAACTTAAGTCTGCTTCATTTAACTTTGGTAAAGTAACAAGTTCATCCCTCCATCTTAATATAGCTGAAGGGCTAGTGGCCTGCTCTTGattattcttaattttggcttaggtggggggattgagccctgtaatGGGCACGAAGGATTATCCGTTTGCCCCTCCCGTTCACTAAAATGAATGGATagacgttttttaaaaaatacagctgAAAAGCTAATCCAAAGCATAATCAGAATGTACCTCAAAACAAGCTCGAGCCATGAATGATAAGATTTTCACCAAAgatcctagttttgttttttctatattAGCTTTTAAGTTCGTAATTTTGCTTAAAGGTAAAATGGGTACAACCTAAACTTGGAATGATCCTTGGATTTGGGTTCTCAGGGTTAATAGGTGTAGTTCGCTCCTTCTCTGGTCTGTTAATACAGTATTAGGAGTGATAAAATACCTAGGCTTGTCAGACAATGGTCCAGAGGGAGGGGGGTAAACTGGCATATGAAACTTAGGACCTAGTTTTATTGGAAGAAACTATGCAGAGTAAAAGTGATTGGAAGTTTACATATGTTGGCCATGTTTAACTCAGAGGGAAGTGATTATCTGGGATTTTCTGAAGTTCTGTGATCTTtgtaatcagaaggaaaaaatactaaGGCAACAAAGATATTTTGACGACTGAAGGAATGTAATCAGGACTGACATCTGCTTGGTCTCACTGTGTGCACTCAGGCACTGAATACAGCAGGCCTGAGAGCCACAGGCAGAATAAACCCTCAAGCTGGCTAAAGATGGGCCCCAACTGCACCTCTGGCAACCGGTCCTGAGGGCCTTGGTGGACAGGGTTCTGAGCCCAAGACCAGAGAGACCATTTCTGTTCCATCAGCCACCGTGCTGTCtcaacacaaaaccaaaaaaacaagttttttttttgtttttgttttaaagatcttatttatttggtagagatcacaagtaggaagagaggcagaaagagcagagagcccaattcgggcctcagtcccaggaggacctgagccgaaggcagaggcttacactgagccacccaggtgcccgagccAAGGGTTTTAGAGGTGGTTTCTCCCAACCTCCCATGCATACTCAACTATTTACCGGGCACCAGAAGACGGCCTGTGATTTGCCTGTGGGTGGAACCCCTTCTACTCCCTGAGTTTTTGAATCCCACTTCTCCCATTCAGGAGGCATGTGAGCCTGAATGAGTCCATTCTCTCAAATTGATTGTCTCATTCGAAATCTCAGATAATGGCACCCACCTAAAAGACAGTAGGATCAAATGCTGATGCTTTGCACGGTGTCAGGCTCTTGGTGCTCAGAGGGTGCAAGATGGCTGCAGACAGTTGGGTTCCAGCCCCAGCACGCAAATACCTCCTTGCTTGGTTCATTTGGGTTAGGTGCTGATGAATGGGGAGAACAAGGTGGCTTCAAAATTAGTCATGCCCTCCTATTTGAACTGAGCCAaggattaaacattttttaaaagttttggaaACTTGGGGGAAGGTAAGTGGGCGTTTTTAGAAAAGTACTTGGGAACTTGAGTCACCTGGATTTAAATTTACCCATTCTATCAAGCTTTAGGTACTGGGGTAGGAGTCCTTAAAAACCCACTATATTAAGCAAATGCTGACTCACTACTTTCCGCTGGGCTGTGGGGAATCTAGAGCCCTGGGACCTGCTCCCTGGAGGCTCAAATTACCACAATAAAGAGTAGGCAGCAGAagggaaagcaaagggaaaatgtGTGGAGGCCAACTGATTCCACTGTGAATGAAGTTGGCTATTTTAACCAAGTCCCAGCCTCTGGGATGATCAGTCTAAAGCTTAGTGTGCACCTGAGTGAGTATTCAGGGTTCAGGTATCTGGAGAGCCCCAGTTCAGGCGTTTATGCTACAGGGAAATAAAGAGCTCCGGTGAAACCTCAGTGCCTAGGCTTTGACCGTGGAACTGGCTCAAAAAATGGcattcctccctctttcctgggaaCATCAGAATGGGAATGGGGCAGAAAAGATAGAACTACTGTCCTTGTCTTTGGGGTCCAGCCATCTTGGCCCTTCCTTGTAGCTTCCCACAGAACCCTGAGCAGGGGTGAGCCACTTCTGGGAGAGGGCCTTGGGCTTTGGGCTCACAAGACAACTCATTCTGGGTCCTTCCTTACTTCGGGACCTTGAAATTAGTCATCACCGATCTCTGACTTCTGGCTCTCTTACATTTgtgtggggggagaaggaggggatggggcagagcggggtggggttggggaagaCAAACAAACTCAACTATCTCAGTTGAGTTTTCCCCATGAGAcctatatgattttaaaagaaattacccGAAGGCTGTTTACTCCGGGGCAGTGAAGGCCACAACACACGTGATGATGCCTCAAGCACCCAGTAAACAGAATTACCTGTTAGCCCAGAGATTGGATTTTGCATCCAGTCCTAGGTCAGCACATGGTCTGGCCTAGGGTCCTTCATAAACTACTTTCTGACTCCACGAACCCCACCTACCTGCCTGGAGTTCAGGCACTGACCCCATCCTGCAAGTGACAACAAAAGGCTACCTGATGATTTAGTCTACCAGGTGCATGGACTTGAGAGTCAGGCTGACCAGATTCAAATCTTGGTGTATAGCCGGTGACCGGTTGAACGAAGACAACCTTTAACTTCATCAGCAAACTTGGCTgagcaaatgaaaatataggaTGTTCATTTAAATCTAAGTCTTAGATAAATAACTTATGTCCCCTCACCCTCCCCGTTCTCTGGTCCCTGCTGTATGAGTACAAGCGGGCTcagaggggagagcagagctCAGCCAGGCAGACAGGAACATGTTGGAATCTGGCTTCTGCTAGCAGCCATTCCCTCGGGAAAGCACTCATCCTCCCTGAGGCTCCTCTTCTCTGCTATCAAGTGAGAACCAGGAGTAGCCACGTGAAGACTGGGGATTGAGCAgggaggggctccatctcagaagtgtgtgaccttgggcaagtcacttcaaaGAGACAATTTAACAACTGAACCTAGGCCAGCACTGGGCACATTTTAGCATTCAACTCCCAGCAGGAAGGGGTCAGAGAAAGGAGTCTGCAAAGCTTTAAGGGATCTTTGAATCATACCTATTTTGAGTGTGGGTATGGATGCCCCCCCCAAGCCAAGATGGGGGAGGGTAAGAGGGTGGGGTGACACATCAGGATCTAATCTGGCAGGAGCACCACATAAAGATAATCCAAGCTGGAGAAGTCTGTCACACACTGGTCACACAACTAACCCACAaacaaataactttaattttttttcttttcttttttttttttttttttttttggagcaggagctgggccttgaggacccctgccccagccctgtgcCACGTTTACGATATAACCCATCACAgctggatttaaaaaatacacaaaaaaatataatatacattataaaaccTAGGTTGGGTTTGGAAGTGGCCTGAGCGATATGCAAACTGTGAGGACCTTCAGGAAGCTCAGGGGCGGGCCGTgtaaggaagggaaggggcacaGTACTTCATATGAAACTCATAAATGCCCAGAGGCGACTGGTAGACAGGCCAGGCCGGCTGAGGGGCCTGAgtgttggggaggggcagcagggaaaGGGTGAATCTTCAGTCCCAGAACTGGGTCTGGGGAGCTGCTGGTCCAGGCCTGGGAAACTGGAGGTGGAGAGAAACGTAAGGGAGTGAACCCACCGAGGGTTCACCCAACCCATGTCTTGGCCATTTGAAAATACCAAATCCTTCTGCTACCCCTTGTCCCTGGAACACTGGTCTGCCCAGAGGCGGGGACTCCAGCTTCCTACTTGACCCTCCGAGCTATTTTGGAGCCTGCCCCTGGGGGCCTTCTCTCGTCAGGAAGGTGCTGAGGGGCTCAGGTCCCAGATGTGGGCCGGGGCAGCTTGGAGGAGGTCCGCATAGGGGCTCCCGAGGCCCTGGCCGCACTATGGGCTGACAGAGGGCACCTAACAGGTGCCAAGTACCTGCTGCTCCTCTTTTCCTGCTGGTCAGAAGCAGCTGCTCCCCTGAAAGGTGCCCCCCAACCTGGCTGGCTCCAGCTCCCCGTATAGACCCTGTCTCTCACCCCCTGTGGCTGCTCCCCCACTCCAGGGAGGTAGTTATacctgggctctggggacaggcAGCCCCGGGTGAGAATTCCAACTCTGCCCTCCTTGCACGGGTCTCTCAACTTCGAGTCTCAGCCCATCACATGAGACACCCAGACCCACGCTCACCTTGCAGGGTCTGAGAACAGGGCCAGGCACACTGCAGGTACAAGAAAGTGTGGGCCCCTCTCTTGTCTTCTCACCCTAACCCCAACTCAACACTCTCCTTCCTGGAGCCTCTGCACTCTGACCCCCTTGATCTCCATTCTACCCTCCCCTGCCGGCCACACACGCCTGAGCCCGAAGGGGTTGGAGCCCGCTCACTGGAGGCTGGGCAGAGCTGGCTGATGGTTCAGCATCCGGGATGGGCTGCCCCACCACGGagctctcctctcttctcccacaaTTAAAGCGCAGAACAGTGGCAGggagtgtgtgtgctggggggtaGGTGGGGAGGCCTCCTGGGTCCTGGGCCTGAGGCCTGGTAGGCGGGATGAGTCCTCAATCCCAGAcctctgggggtgggagtggggtgggggtggggggccaggcaGGTGTGTGGAAAAGATGCTTGTCCTGGATCCTGGTACTGGGGGCCAAGAGTGGCCTAGTCTTTGACGAGCTTGTAGACATGGTGCTGGGCCCCGTGCTCGCTGGTGGAGACTTCAAAGACGAAAGCAATGACGAGCAGGGTCTCCTGGGAGTCCCGGCTGGTGACTACCTGGGGGTCAGTAGGAGGATGCAAGGGATCAGGCGGCATAGGGCCACCGCTGGCcaagggggcaggaggactgggGGGAGGCGGGTGGGATTGGGCCTGAGCCTGAGAAGACCCTTCTCCTTTCTGGACAGCAGTCTTCTCAACTGAGCACTGGGGCTGCCCCCCACCTCAAGTGAGGCCCCGTGCCCCCCACGCACCCTATCCCCGCCCCCAACCTGCAGGATGGTGAAATTCTCCAGCACGCTGTTCATCATGTACTTCTCTGGCAGGTGCTTCAGCTTGTGGATGAAGTTGATCATGTACTCGCACATGGGGGAGCGGTGGATGCGGTACACGAAGCGGCCGTTCTCCAGCCTGGCGTATTCCGTCTGCGCATGGCGCGGGGAAGGCGTCACCCAACgggcctgctccccgcccctctgCGCCACCCTGGGCCCCCACTCACCTCTACCTTCTCCACCACCTGCTTGCCAAAGGAGCACACCTTGGTGGAGACGCTGATGGTCATGCTGTCGGCCGAGCTGTACTGAGAGCTGACCCCATAGAAGGCTCCAGGGCCCTCCTGGATGGTGCTGTTGAGGTCCgcctgggaaggggtgggggggtgagccGGGCCAGCGTCAGGTGCGGGCCGAGGCCAGGGGAGGCTTCGCGGAGCCACATCGGTGTTCCACCCCAGGGCCCATCATTAAGGCCAGTGCCCTGCCCACAGGCCACAGGGTCCCGGGTGGGCGGGGTAGGCCTGGTGCGCTGCGCGGGTTGGGGAAGAGGTGGTCGGGAGCAGAGAGGGCAGCTCACCCAGAACTTGACGAGGAAGAAGGCGTTAGGGGGCCCTTTCTCATAGAGTTCCTTCAGTCCACCCTTCTTCTCGGGGAACTTGTCATAGATCTGTCGCACATCTACAGCCTCCAGCGGCGGGTCGGAGAAGGCGGGGTTCGTCTGGCCGATGTGCACGAAGAGGTGTTTGCTGTACTGTGGGGAGGGCCCGGGACGGGGTCAGGAGAGCATGTGGGGCCGCGGGCCTAAGGGCTGCACTGGGACACGACTGCCTCGGGGCTTCGCCAGCCCGGGCCCCAGAGCCGTGGCCCTGGCCCACCACGCCGGGGTCTCCCAGGCTTGCGCAaatcctcacccccaccctcagGCACGTTACCGTGTCGGGGTCTCGCTGCACCTCCATGAAGGCGGAATATTCGAGGAGCCGCAGCCGGGAGGAGGCGATGGTGCGGTCCTGCCACACGGGCACGGAGGCAGCAGCTGGGGGGAGCGGGGTCAGGGGCTCGTAACCTGGGAGGGCGAGATGGACCCTCAACTGCATGGGCGTGTGCGCATGCTCACATCCggagctgcccccccccccccccccccggttgcAGCGAGCCGATCCGTTGTGCGAACTACAAAATGGGGCCCCTTTCGGGTAGGAACATGGGCGGCACCCCGAcccctctgccccatctcctTATGCAGTGTACAACCCGCACAACTGTGCACGGTGGCCCCAGGTACTATACATAGGCGGGGGGTAGTTTAGAGGTCACTGTTAATGTGTGTTCAAACAGAAAATACGGACAAGtaaaaagggaaagataaaaattatccTGAATCCCAATACCTAGACAGAGTGCTACTCTGTTAAGATTTTGGTGTATTTCCAGAgaagaattttataaacatacataaatgtaATATCTTCACTGATATGTATGACATTGTAAAAGGTAAGGGGCCTGTCCCTGACCATCCCAATGCCCTATAAATGCCacgcccctctccctctccctccaaacACATGCAGGCCTTGCCCCCCCCCGCCTCTTCTGAGCTGCTGAGAGGGTGTGCAGGGGCAgcgacagtctttttttttttttttttttttttttttttttttaaagattttatttatttatttgtcagagagagagagagagggagagagagcaagcacaggcagacagaatggcaggcagaggcagagggagaagcaggctccccgatgagcaaggagcccgatgtgggactcgatcccaggacgctgggatcatgacctgagccgaaggcagctgcttaaccaactgagccacccaggcgtcccaggggcAGCGACAGTCTTGTGCAGGGGACTTACTGCTGAGCGTCGGCGGCAGGGGCGGCTGGATGGGGTAGGCTGGCTGTGCAAAGGGCTTGATGCTGCAAACAGGAGCGCAGCCTGGTTAGAGGgtcaccgcccccccacccccggcccactTTCCACCTAGTCCCTTGGGAGGCTCATCTGGTCTCCACAGGGAGCCACCCTGCCTTTCTGCAAAGGCCCAGAAGTGCATGTGGACAGGCTAAGCCTCCCGCTTTGGGTTTTCTCCACATTTGAGCTTTTATGAAACCCTGCTGCATCTTACAACTGAGGTGCAAGCTGAATGCGGCCTTTCAACCCCACCCTGAGAGCAGCCCATGAAACTGAGGGTGTGTCTGAGGATGAAAGTCCTCTTAGAACTGAGGGAACCCGGCACATTTGACTCCCCCACGTGCTGACTCGGAGACCAACCCGGGGAGCAACCGAGGGAGAAGTGACCAAAGGGCAAACGGACGGCAAGTGGACGAGGAGgtggatgaatgaacaaacacaTGAGAGAACAGACAGATGTGTGGCTCTCTTCCCGGCGCTCCCCGTCCTCTATTTTTGAATTAAAGCTTGGAAGCCAGCTCAAAGGGGACGTCCCAGTGGCAAGGGTGTGAGAGGGATGGGCCACAATACTCACTCCTGAGAGGGTCCAGGCTGCTGTCCCAGGAGAGGGGGGTTGCTCCAGAACTAGAGAGATGG
Coding sequences:
- the RPL10A gene encoding 60S ribosomal protein L10a; translated protein: MSSKVSRDTLYEAVREVLHGNQRKRRKFLETVELQISLKNYDPQKDKRFSGTVRLKSTPRPKFSVCVLGDQQHCDEAKAVDIPHMDIEALKKLNKNKKLVKKLAKKYDAFLASESLIKQIPRILGPGLNKAGKFPSLLTHNENMVAKVDEVKSTIKFQMKKVLCLAVAVGHVKMTDDELVYNIHLAVNFLVSLLKKNWQNVRALYIKSTMGKPQRLY
- the TEAD3 gene encoding transcriptional enhancer factor TEF-5 isoform X1, with the protein product MYGRNELIARYIKLRTGKTRTRKQVSSHIQVLARKKVREYQVGIKAMNLDQVSKDKALQSMASMSSAQIVSASVLQNKFSPPSPLPQAVFSTSSRFWSNPPLLGQQPGPSQDIKPFAQPAYPIQPPLPPTLSSYEPLTPLPPAAASVPVWQDRTIASSRLRLLEYSAFMEVQRDPDTYSKHLFVHIGQTNPAFSDPPLEAVDVRQIYDKFPEKKGGLKELYEKGPPNAFFLVKFWADLNSTIQEGPGAFYGVSSQYSSADSMTISVSTKVCSFGKQVVEKVETEYARLENGRFVYRIHRSPMCEYMINFIHKLKHLPEKYMMNSVLENFTILQVVTSRDSQETLLVIAFVFEVSTSEHGAQHHVYKLVKD
- the TEAD3 gene encoding transcriptional enhancer factor TEF-5 isoform X2 → MYGRNELIARYIKLRTGKTRTRKQVSSHLQVLARRKSREIQSKLKAMNLDQVSKDKALQSMASMSSAQIVSASVLQNKFSPPSPLPQAVFSTSSRFWSNPPLLGQQPGPSQDIKPFAQPAYPIQPPLPPTLSSYEPLTPLPPAAASVPVWQDRTIASSRLRLLEYSAFMEVQRDPDTYSKHLFVHIGQTNPAFSDPPLEAVDVRQIYDKFPEKKGGLKELYEKGPPNAFFLVKFWADLNSTIQEGPGAFYGVSSQYSSADSMTISVSTKVCSFGKQVVEKVETEYARLENGRFVYRIHRSPMCEYMINFIHKLKHLPEKYMMNSVLENFTILQVVTSRDSQETLLVIAFVFEVSTSEHGAQHHVYKLVKD